A window of the Thiomicrospira microaerophila genome harbors these coding sequences:
- the trpB gene encoding tryptophan synthase subunit beta, whose amino-acid sequence MSYLKQQPNQDGYFGDFGGAFLPPELVPHFADINRAYMTLGRSADFLNELKYIRKHYQGRPTPVYYAHNLSKEVGAHIYLKREDLNHSGAHKLNHCMAEALLAKHMGKTKLIAETGAGQHGVALATAAAYFGMECEIHMGEIDIAKEAPNVTRMKLLGAQVVPVGFGGRSLKEAVDSAFQSYLGQTEQAIFAIGSVVGPHPFPMMVRNFQAIVGIEAREQYLELVGELPDEVAACVGGGSNAMGMFAGFIDDAEVGLNGVEPLGKGTKLGEHSATMTYGKLGMIHGFKCMLLSDEEGNPAPVHSIASGLDYPGIGPEHSFLNTTGRVKYHGATDAETLDAFYKLSRMEGIICALESAHAVAWAMKHGKENPGKTILINLSGRGDKDIDYITQNFGFGEG is encoded by the coding sequence ATGTCTTATCTTAAACAACAACCCAATCAAGACGGTTATTTTGGTGATTTTGGTGGCGCGTTTTTGCCGCCGGAACTCGTGCCGCATTTTGCAGATATTAATCGTGCCTATATGACCTTAGGGCGTTCAGCCGACTTTTTAAACGAACTGAAATATATTCGCAAACATTATCAAGGCCGCCCAACGCCAGTATATTACGCTCATAACTTGAGCAAGGAAGTCGGTGCGCATATTTATCTAAAGCGCGAAGACTTGAACCATTCCGGTGCGCACAAACTCAATCATTGTATGGCCGAAGCGCTGCTTGCCAAGCACATGGGAAAAACTAAGTTAATAGCCGAAACTGGTGCGGGGCAACATGGGGTGGCGCTTGCCACAGCCGCGGCCTATTTTGGCATGGAATGCGAAATTCATATGGGTGAGATCGATATCGCCAAAGAAGCGCCCAACGTCACCCGTATGAAACTCTTAGGGGCGCAAGTCGTGCCGGTCGGATTTGGTGGGCGCAGCTTGAAAGAAGCAGTTGATTCGGCGTTCCAATCTTACCTTGGTCAAACTGAGCAAGCAATTTTTGCCATTGGCTCGGTGGTCGGGCCGCATCCGTTTCCAATGATGGTCAGAAACTTTCAAGCGATTGTCGGAATTGAAGCGCGTGAACAGTATTTAGAATTGGTTGGTGAATTGCCGGATGAAGTCGCGGCCTGTGTGGGCGGTGGCTCGAATGCGATGGGCATGTTTGCCGGCTTTATCGATGATGCCGAGGTTGGCTTAAACGGGGTTGAGCCATTAGGCAAGGGCACCAAGCTGGGGGAACATTCGGCGACCATGACCTATGGCAAACTGGGAATGATTCATGGCTTTAAATGTATGTTATTGTCTGACGAAGAAGGCAATCCAGCACCGGTACACTCGATTGCCTCTGGTTTAGATTACCCCGGCATTGGCCCGGAACACAGCTTTTTGAACACCACCGGGCGGGTGAAATACCACGGCGCAACCGATGCCGAAACCCTAGATGCGTTTTATAAACTATCGCGGATGGAGGGAATTATCTGCGCATTAGAAAGCGCGCATGCCGTTGCTTGGGCGATGAAACACGGTAAAGAAAACCCTGGCAAAACCATCTTGATCAATTTGTCGGGTCGCGGTGATAAAGATATTGACTATATCACCCAAAACTTTGGCTTTGGAGAAGGTTGA